A stretch of Anaeromyxobacter dehalogenans 2CP-1 DNA encodes these proteins:
- a CDS encoding cytochrome b/b6 domain-containing protein, producing the protein MRATLLAIALLLSTAARAEEAKPAPALPADAESCLMCHDKGGGAPEVDFKAFPGSVHGQNEVGCTDCHAGYKEGPHEGELPALSAAEQATVARLAKGAWGEGEAKHGVTAPRAYLACQNCHTTEAEAFATSVHGKWLAGDTRAPGATCASCHGSPHAIPAKLAEYAPKDGKRVPVPADRREMTKRCEACHGNEAFAEAAGLDPEAVITYHDSIHGRLTRVGNAAAPTCVSCHAAAKDAGGTHAIVSKTDPASTVSAANKKQACARCHAGATDTFAGLVAHKPLHETGGSVIPHIVHVAFSWLTTLTLLFFAFHVLVDFIYELRSRLAKKAGHGPSADAIRSVIRFDLHQRIQHWFMLSGVILLGITGWPLRGAGDAEAAAYSRAFMKVFGGAEGAATWHRVGAVLIIISSVYHLFYLTFLASKKRLPLSMLPVPKDALDMRDNLLFMMGVKKERPKFDRYMYLEKFDYWAVFWGIVMMVGTGFIFWFPVWFASWAPGWLITAAQIIHGEEATLAILFLFTVHFYNVHLKPSIFPMNWAWLNGRISIEAMKHEHPLEYDRLKDEQNG; encoded by the coding sequence CCCGAGGTCGACTTCAAGGCCTTCCCCGGCTCGGTCCACGGCCAGAACGAGGTGGGCTGCACCGACTGCCATGCCGGCTACAAGGAGGGCCCGCACGAGGGCGAGCTTCCCGCGCTCTCCGCCGCCGAGCAGGCGACCGTGGCGCGCCTGGCGAAGGGCGCCTGGGGCGAGGGCGAGGCGAAGCACGGCGTGACCGCGCCGCGCGCCTACCTCGCCTGCCAGAACTGCCACACCACCGAGGCCGAGGCGTTCGCGACGTCGGTCCACGGCAAGTGGCTCGCCGGCGACACCAGGGCGCCGGGCGCGACCTGCGCCTCCTGCCACGGTTCCCCGCACGCCATCCCGGCGAAGCTCGCCGAGTACGCGCCGAAGGACGGCAAGCGCGTGCCGGTGCCGGCCGACCGCCGCGAGATGACGAAGCGCTGCGAGGCCTGCCACGGGAACGAGGCGTTCGCCGAGGCCGCCGGGCTCGACCCGGAGGCGGTGATCACGTACCACGACTCGATCCACGGCCGCCTGACGCGAGTCGGCAACGCGGCCGCGCCGACGTGCGTGAGCTGCCACGCGGCCGCGAAGGACGCGGGCGGCACGCACGCGATCGTCTCGAAGACCGATCCGGCCTCCACGGTGAGCGCGGCCAACAAGAAGCAGGCGTGCGCGCGCTGCCACGCCGGCGCGACCGACACGTTCGCCGGCCTGGTGGCCCACAAGCCGCTGCACGAGACCGGCGGGAGCGTCATCCCGCACATCGTCCACGTGGCGTTCTCCTGGCTCACCACGCTCACGCTGCTGTTCTTCGCCTTCCACGTGCTGGTGGACTTCATCTACGAGCTGCGCAGCCGGCTCGCGAAGAAGGCCGGCCACGGCCCGAGCGCCGACGCGATCCGCTCGGTGATCCGGTTCGACCTCCACCAGCGCATCCAGCACTGGTTCATGCTCTCGGGCGTCATCCTGCTCGGCATCACCGGCTGGCCGCTGCGCGGCGCCGGAGACGCCGAGGCGGCCGCCTACTCGCGCGCGTTCATGAAGGTGTTCGGCGGCGCGGAGGGCGCGGCGACCTGGCACCGGGTGGGCGCGGTGCTCATCATCATCTCGTCCGTCTACCACCTGTTCTACCTGACGTTCCTCGCCTCCAAGAAGCGGCTCCCGCTGTCGATGCTCCCCGTCCCGAAGGACGCGCTCGACATGCGCGACAACCTCCTCTTCATGATGGGCGTGAAGAAGGAGCGGCCGAAGTTCGACCGGTACATGTACCTGGAGAAGTTCGACTACTGGGCCGTGTTCTGGGGCATCGTGATGATGGTCGGCACCGGGTTCATCTTCTGGTTCCCGGTCTGGTTCGCGAGCTGGGCGCCGGGCTGGCTCATCACCGCCGCGCAGATCATCCATGGCGAGGAGGCGACGCTCGCCATCCTGTTCCTCTTCACGGTCCACTTCTACAACGTGCACCTGAAGCCCTCGATCTTCCCGATGAACTGGGCCTGGCTGAACGGGCGCATCTCGATCGAGGCGATGAAGCACGAGCATCCGCTGGAGTACGACCGGCTCAAGGACGAGCAGAACGGCTAG